Proteins co-encoded in one Oreochromis aureus strain Israel breed Guangdong linkage group 3, ZZ_aureus, whole genome shotgun sequence genomic window:
- the LOC116320562 gene encoding butyrophilin-like protein 8: MSAVTASLCSTLMFVLFVSADQKIITAESGQDVTLTCRATNNNIAAVKWNRTDLVDKHVLLYQDGKFVPANQHPSFKNRVDLQDRQMKDGNVSLILKNVTINDTGRYECRVQTNETHSWDLITNLTVVVPPGPTGGRTKEGGKTDKIKEGGGKEDEHVGVAVSAAFLCAALLLVVGVVRFWIKRRLQSKTYDDPEITQPLTSSQEDSYTDDLKIS, encoded by the exons accagaaaatcatcacagctgagtctggacaggacgtcactctgacatgtcgagctacAAACAACAACATCGCAGCTGTAAAGTGGAACAGAACTGACCTGGTAGATAAACATGTGCTTTTGTACCAAGATGGGAAGTTTGTTCCAgccaaccagcatccatcttttaagaaccgggtggatctgcaggacagacagatgaaggatggaaatgtgtctttgattctgaagaatgtgacgattaatgacactggaagATACGAGTGTCGTGTCCAGACGAATGAAACTCACTCATGGGACCTCATCACCAACCTGACTGttgttgttcctccag gtccgACAGGAGGACGCACTAAGGAAGGAGGAAAGACGGATAAAATAAAGGAAGGCGGAGGGAAGGAGGATGAACATGTTGGAGTGGCAGTTTCTGCTGCGTTTCTTTGTGCTGCTCTGCTTCTTGTTGTCGGTGTTGTTAGGTTTTGGATAAAAAGACGACTTCAATCTAAGACTTACGATGATCCAGAGATCACACAGCCTCTTACCTCTTCGCAGGAGGACAGTTACACAGATGACCTGAAGATAAGTTAA
- the LOC120434432 gene encoding selection and upkeep of intraepithelial T-cells protein 7-like yields MSAVTASLCSTLMFVLFVSADQKIIKAESGQNVTLTCRAPNNNIRVLEWSRADLGSEYVLLYRDEHFLMDNQHPSFKNRVDLQDRQMKDGDVSLILKNVAINDTGTYECRVFMEETWQWQSINSTNLHVVPPGFNADMKYDLGPESVPCAIK; encoded by the exons atgtctgctgtaactgcgtcactctgctccacgctgatgtttgtcctgttcgtctctgcag accagaaaatcatcaaagctgagtctggacaaaacgtcactctgacatgtcgagctccaaacaacaacatcagagttttagagtggagcagagctgacctggggtCAGAATATGTGCTTTTGTACCGGGATGAGCACTTTCTTATGgacaaccagcatccatcttttaagaaccgggtggatctgcaggacagacagatgaaggatggagacgtgtctttgattctgaagaatgtggcgattaatgacactggaacatacgagtgtcgtgtGTTCATGGAAGAAACATGGCAATGGCAGTCCATCAACAGCACCAACCTTCatgttgttcctccag GCTTCAATGCAGACATGAAATACGATCTAGGTCCTGAATCTGTGCCCTGTGCTATAAAGTGA